A stretch of the Capsicum annuum cultivar UCD-10X-F1 chromosome 8, UCD10Xv1.1, whole genome shotgun sequence genome encodes the following:
- the LOC124886496 gene encoding uncharacterized protein LOC124886496, producing MGICTSSSLMTKQSGRSIMNLPVNKVAMVIQINEKLQEFRQPITAGEILVQNPNFFLCSSEAMNVNSLIPQLAKDEMLQLGQLYFLMPISKLQTPLSLQDMCVLAVKASTALNDYCNLSTIVGGSSGILTKRFKKMHSCRTRDLNLRHDVFELPLPLEY from the coding sequence ATGGGTATCTGTACATCATCATCGTTGATGACAAAGCAAAGTGGAAGAAGCATAATGAATTTGCCAGTTAACAAAGTAGCCATGGTGATTCAGATAAACGAAAAACTTCAAGAGTTCCGACAACCCATTACCGCCGGCGAGATCCTTGttcaaaatcctaatttttttctttgtagcTCAGAAGCCATGAATGTTAATTCATTAATTCCACAATTGGCTAAAGATGAAATGTTGCAGCTTGgtcaactttattttcttatgcCGATTTCGAAATTGCAAACACCCCTTTCACTTCAAGATATGTGTGTACTTGCAGTAAAAGCAAGTACTGCTCTTAATGATTATTGTAATTTGTCTACTATAGTGGGGGGCTCGTCAGGAATTTTAACAAAGAGATTCAAAAAAATGCATAGTTGTCGCACTCGAGATTTAAACCTGAGACATGATGTTTTTGAGTTACCTTTGCCACTAGAGTACTAG
- the LOC107840378 gene encoding plastid division protein PDV2, giving the protein MDEDRIGLVLGRISELRVEITNCIQKASINSKKDEVVESGNGEDINEDVDDEAVDCLLKIKDALESLEAQVSSLQALQEQQWYEKEAALSEIGYSQEKLLQTLKGYEGKDYQVIHEAIAFVSETVEDHNDLLLPPYPSRPSRTLVSDKGYGAHLPSARNFTQNGVTGNHNHNSRKDVDEANHERSESKSPLRVVKFFVSTAAKTALTVVGAFAVLSLAGFKPQLKKRDNQFKFSNLFQLLANRGEGTVDVEYPLGKVPVVENGETRYVVKERVEIPFKSVVATPDVNYGCG; this is encoded by the exons ATGGATGAAGACAGAATTGGGTTAGTACTGGGTAGAATTTCTGAGTTGAGGGTAGAGATAACAAATTGCATTCAGAAAGCATCAATAAATTCCAAGAAAGATGAGGTAGTGGAATCTGGAAATGGGGAAGACATAAATGAGGATGTTGATGATGAAGCAGTGGATTGCTTGTTGAAGATTAAGGATGCTCTTGAATCACTTGAAGCCCAAGTTTCTTCTTTGCAG GCACTACAAGAGCAACAATGGTATGAGAAAGAGGCAGCGCTGTCTGAGATAGGTTATAGTCAAGAAAAATTGCTCCAAACACTGAAAGGGTACGAAGGCAAGGATTACCAAGTCATACACGAGGCAATTGCTTTTGTTTCTGAAACAGTAGAAGACCACAATGATCTTCTACTTCCTCCTTACCCAAGCAGACCTTCTCGTACCTTGGTGTCAGACAAAGGTTATGGTGCACACTTGCCATCTGCACGGAACTTCACTCAAAATGGGGTAACTGGTAACCACAACCACAATTCCAGGAAAGATGTCGATGAAGCTAACCATGAAAGATCAGAGTCTAAAAGCCCGTTAAGAGTTGTTAAATTCTTCGTTAGTACTGCAGCCAAGACAGCACTCACAGTTGTTGGCGCATTCGCCGTCTTGAGTTTGGCTGGATTCAAGCCTCAGCTAAAGAAACGGGATAATCAGTTCAAGTTCTCCAACTTGTTTCAACTGCTGGCAAACAGAGGGGAGGGAACAGTGGATGTTGAATACCCTCTGGGAAAAGTCCCCGTGGTTGAAAATGGTGAAACTCGGTATGtcgtgaaagagagagttgagatcCCATTCAAATCAGTTGTGGCAACTCCAGATGTAAATTATGGCTGTGGATGA
- the LOC107879992 gene encoding uncharacterized protein LOC107879992 yields MKAMEEEKIGEFCKYSHHLDLDTGLVKNYVDLKKTQLPVGRRHDSSKEDITPVHHEDLVREIALLELDIMCLEKYLLSMYRKTFAKRLESLSMKDERTKTNSTANEKKFAEVKEQNDKLKENPMTDITSPVLPSLSNPLKECDDDTQRLVDSTILRCHSSLSHAACSFRASSPLVAALPDAVDSYHSMPLSMLEHAQPSTSNRSLTEHHVTSCSDSLYRNSPSRLSEEMVKCISGIYCQLADPPLFSHDLSSSPISVSSSTLESFPQAQSYMQGHQSIENTFSDSLNNPFRFDDTKGFSRFFVRTVEVQGLRRDSQSLDGLEQMLKEFRYLVSKLEEVSPKEMRHEEKLAFWINVHNALVMHAFLVHGIPRSNLKRTSLLLKSAYNIGGYTVSVDMIQNSILRCQLPRPGQWLHSLFFTKQRFKASDARKGYAIEHPDPRLRFALCSGNHSDPVLRLYTSKRVFEELEVAKDDYIQANIKLQKEEKLVLPKNVESYIKEANLSSSSLFETIELALPSYLRKKFQHPEQRKLWKKIDWIPHNFSFRYLISSELVE; encoded by the exons ATGAAGGCAATGGAGGAAGAAAAGATTGGTGAATTCTGCAAATATTCGCACCATTTGGACTTG GACACTGGGCTAGTGAAGAACTATGTTGATCTGAAGAAGACACAATTACCTGTCGGCAGACGCCATGATTCTTCAAAAGAAGATATTACT CCTGTTCATCATGAGGATCTGGTTAGAGAAATTGCTCTTCTGGAGCTGGATATTATGTGTTTGGAGAAGTATCTTCTTTCAATGTACCGGAAAACATTCGCAAAGCGGTTAGAATCACTGTCCATGAAGGATGAGAGAACAAAAACTAATTCAACTGCCAATGAAAAGAAGTTTGCAGAAGTCAAGGAGCAAAATGACAAGTTGAAGGAAAATCCAATGACTGATATTACTAGTCCCGTTTTGCCATCTTTGAGTAATCCACTCAAAGAATGTGATGATGACACACAAAGACTAGTTGACTCTACAATTTTGAGATGCCACTCTTCCCTATCACATGCTGCTTGTTCATTCAGAGCTTCTTCACCTTTAGTTGCAGCTCTTCCTGATGCTGTAGACTCATACCATTCTATGCCTTTATCAATGCTGGAG CATGCTCAGCCATCAACTTCAAACAGGAGTCTCACGGAGCATCATGTAACTAGTTGTTCTGATAGTCTTTATCGTAACTCACCAAGCCGGTTGTCTGAAGAAATGGTCAAGTGCATTTCCGGTATATATTGTCAGCTAGCAGATCCGCCTTTGTTCAGCCATGATTTAAGTTCGTCTCCCATCTCAGTCTCATCATCAACGCTGGAATCTTTTCCCCAAGCTCAGAGTTATATGCAGGGACATCAAAGCATAGAAAATACATTTTCCGATTCATTGAACAATCCGTTCCGCTTTGACGACACAAAGGgatttagcagattctttgtTAGAACGGTTGAGGTTCAAGGGCTGCGTCGAGATAGCCAGAGCTTAGATGGTCTTGAGCAAATGCTAAAAGAATTCAG GTACCTAGTCTCGAAATTGGAAGAAGTCTCCCCTAAGGAAATGAGACATGAAGAGAAACTTGCTTTTTGGATTAATGTCCACAATGCACTAGTAATGCAT GCATTTTTAGTTCATGGGATCCCAAGAAGTAATCTCAAGAGGACATCTCTACTTCTTAAG TCAGCTTATAATATTGGAGGGTATACTGTAAGTGTGGACATGATTCAGAATTCTATACTACGATGCCAGTTGCCTCGTCCTGGTCAG TGGCTTCACTCTTTGTTCTTTACGAAACAAAGATTTAAGGCTAGTGATGCACGAAAGGGATATGCAATAGAGCATCCAGATCCTCGTCTACGCTTTGCTCTTTGCTCAGGAAACCATTCTGATCCTGTG CTTCGTTTGTACACATCGAAGAGAGTTTTCGAAGAACTAGAAGTGGCTAAAGATGATTACATTCAGGCAAACATAAAGTTacagaaagaagagaaactagtCCTTCCAAAGAACGTGGAATCTTATATAAAAGAGGCGAATTTGAGCTCATCTAGTTTGTTCGAAACGATAGAGCTAGCATTACCTTCTTATTTAAGGAAGAAATTTCAGCACCCCGAGCAACGAAAATTGTGGAAGAAAATTGATTGGATTCCTCACAATTTCAGTTTCCGTTACCTTATTTCAAGTGAATTGGTTGAGTGA